The sequence below is a genomic window from Pithys albifrons albifrons isolate INPA30051 chromosome 21, PitAlb_v1, whole genome shotgun sequence.
CTCCAACCCAGCTAAATGTTCTCTCTCCATCCTCCTTGCAGGGTCCCTCCAGGCATTAAGTCACTTCATTAAGTCACCCCCAaacttctcttctccaggctgaacaatcccaattaTTCCCAGCCTTTCCCCCAAGCAGTCCTGAGCCACatctaaaaatgttttgtatttttccccTGACCTGTATGAGCTGTTGGTCACCTCAGAGCAGATTCCCCCTCCCAAGGCTCGTGGCAGAGCTGCACTTTTTGGGCACTGGTTTTGCTGGTGCTGCAGTCAAGCCAAGTGGCTCCACTCTCGCTGCTGGGGAGGCAGTTCCTGCACATTTCTTAACGCCAAGTCAAGTCTGTGTGCTCGGTACGGGCTGTTCCAAGAGGCAGAAACTGCTGCTTTGAACTCGCTGCTATTGTGCTATCTGACCACTTTATTCACAGGTAATTTAAGTCCCCATTATCATTTGCTTCGACTTTCCCACTTCTTTGATCTCTGTCAACATTATGCACTCAACATCCTTTTGTTGATCCAGGAGCTGGTAGTATAGAAGAATATACTAATATATTTactttggtttgggttgggagtgTAACCCTCTGTGAGCTGGGAAGGAGTTGATTGTAATTCCAACTCTGCATGTCCAGGGTGATGATCCCGTTGGGTTCCCTGCAGCAGTTCCAAGGGTTTCTTATCACTGCTGTTACACACACCACACTCCTCTGACTGGATCTGGGATTGATTTTCAGCTTCTGAATTGTACACACCACCTAAAAAATGATGATTTTGGCTCCTCCTCTGATTTTCACTCATTCCACCCTAAATGGATCAACCTGAAcgattttaaaataattctctgGGGGCCAAGAAAGAGGATAACCCTTGGGTTTGGGGTTCAGAGCCTGCAGGGAGCTTGTTCTCAGGGGATTTTCTTCAagtctgcttttattttttgtggaTGTTTTCCTGGAGTCCTGAGTTAAAACAATGTGCTCAGAGGGTAAGTGAAACTTGACTTTCTCCTACAATCACCTCATTACGCAACCACTGAGTTTGGACAGAAGTGGAACAAAGTATTGTGAGACTTGCAATAAATAGTTTATTTTATGCATGTTGGGCAAACTGGTTATGCACTTCTGGCTGTCAGTGGGACTGTGCCACTGTCCCCCAGATCCACAGgaattttctgtgtgtgcacatgtgagGTGACTGGGGATCACTCTGCCCTCTCTGTAGTACTGTGAGGTTATCCAGCTCTTTTTAAATATCATTATTTGGGACTTTTCCCAAACTTTTAACACTGTTTTCCAAACACAAGGCACAGAACTAGAGGCTGTAGCAACTCCTGCCACACCACACACACTCAGGGAATGATCCCTCCCCTGTGTACAAGAGTGGGGTAATTCACACCCAAATAAAGAGCTACTAATGCTCAGTTTTAATGGTGCTTTCTTTGTACAATGTCCTAAACTAGACTTTAAGTGATGAACTATTTCTCAaataaaaagggtttttttcttccacaattGTATTTTCATGTGAATTCTGTTGTGAttggaaaactggaaaaatctTAACTCTTCCCTCAACTCTCCCCAGTGATTCCCTCCTTTACTTTCCAATGCATTCCTTATTTTCCCATCTACCTTCAAACCAACATCAGCTCTCTCCAGTACCAAGCAGAGACTGAGACATGGGCAAGAGGGAAACTGGGACTTATTCCTCAAAAATCAGCCAACAGAGCAGCAAAAGTATCAAGAGAAGAGGCTGAAAATTCCCCTGAGCAATCCTGTGGAAGGGAATTCACTGCAAACAGCTGCAGGAACTGCAATTCCAAATGCACACGGAatcctgagctgctccaggactGCCCACTGCCAGTGGGATCCAACATGCTCCTTCCAACCTCCTTGTCTGAAGGGTTTGGTTCCTCTGTCTTTAATACAGGAGCAGTTTTTGACACCCATGGGACTTTTCCCAGCAGTCCAGGCTCCTGCAGTGGCCAACAGAactcacagaatcctggaatggtttgggttggaagggaccttaaagctcatctgtTTCCAATccacccctgccacgggcagggacaccttcccctatcccaggttgctccaagccccatcccagcctggccttggacacttccaggggtggggcagccacagcttctctgggcatcctgtgccagggcagagtaGGTATTTTTTCCTACTCTAAACTTCCTAAGCTAAACTTCCCCCCTGGAAACCACCACCGAGCTCCCTGTGGTGCTTCCCACGTCCAGCAAGAGTTAAAGCTCAGAGCAGGTGCTCTCCCAACAAGCCTGAAGATGATTTCTGCAAGAAGTCTGAGCTGTTGGGTTTTTGACCTATAAAGGCTTAAGTGGCTCTGCCTGCTTGAGAAATTCCTCTCCCTTTGCATCACACACTGCACTGGAGTGCCCGAGGTGGGAACACTGCCGGGGCTCAGCGGGCAGGGGCGGCTCCCTGGCACCTTCCTGCTCACCCACCACCGGGCAAGGCTGGAAAGCCAGGGCTGTCCAACAAAATGGGTCACAGgaaggaggggtgggagggacaATTCAGCTCTGGGTTAGTTTATTACAGGAAAGAGGATATTGTTGAAGTAACCTGCTACAAAGTCCATTTGTGGAGGTGATCCTGGAAAATAAGggcacagagaaaggaaaccaGAGAAGTGTTCTGGTAGAAGGGCCTTTGGAGAGGCTCCATCAATGATGTGCAGGACTGTCTACATTAAATGAGgaaagtatttctaaaaatatattgaCTAGAGCATTGTGAGGATAATTACAAGTAAAAGAAAACTTGACTTGACCATAGGGCCACCTCTGCACTGCTGATCCTTGAGCAATCCCATCACACCCCTGGCTGAAGGGAGCACTGCTTTGGAAACTGGACTGGGCCATCCATGCcccttttcttcactgaagagctggacttgacaaaccctgtgggtcccttccaagcccaAATATCCCGTGATTCTGCTGAAGGGCCTTTTCCAAGTTAAGCTCTGCACTTTGTGTTCTGGAAGTGGTGGCCAACTGCATCTTGCAGGGTCTGACACAACCAACACCTCTTCAAAAATGCTGTAAACCCCAAACTTCTTAACTCCTTAACTGCAAAGATGATAATGCTATGTCCCTAAATTACATTTAAAGAACCAAttgtgcaggtgtgtgtgcacagcctgAAGTTTATTTAAGCAGGAGTTGCAATGACATCAAAGTGAAGCACATGACCCAAAGTTTTTGCAAGATTGGGATGTTGACAACCACGTGCAAAAAGAGATGTTCCAACAAAGCCTAATTCTGGTGTATTTAATATCCAGCTACCTAAAAGCAAACTCAAAACAATTCCTTCCATAAATTTCTTACCTATTGTGTTCCTTAAGAGTTACACCCCCATTTCCCAGTTTCCAGAGGCAGGAACCCACAGGAGGATGGGGAATCAAGGAACTTCAGAGTCATTTTCTATTCCAGGTTTCAATATTTAGCAGCAGAATTAGCAGCTCCCCCCCTGAGATCTCCAGGAGAGGTCACAGGTACACTTGACTGAGCTTTCCCAGAGCACAGTGCCTGGCACCGGGCAAacatcctgctgcaggaggcacaGCCTGACCCCCATCCTGCCGCTGCCACCCGAGCCCAGCCCCGCGGCACAGCCCGCGCTGGATTCTGTGGCACACGGACTGGGAGCCCTCCCTGCACACTGAGTGGCCAAAACCACCCCCggggcagggcagtgtctgtgcaCCCCAACCCTCAGGGCTCCCCCTGCCACCTCCATCCCAGGATGATTTTTAAAGGATGCAGCTGGACTCTCTTCACAGCTTTGTATTCCAAACGCTGGGGCTGCTGTGAGGGCACAGAATTCCCTCTGGGTGTCCTTTCGTTTGGTCACAAACCTCCACACATCCCCCAGGAGAGGTTATTTATCATCCTCCCGTTTCCAAAAGGTCCCCCCCTATACTTTGTGCTCAGTTGCAACACCACTGTAGTTTTTGTAAGGAATAAATATTGACTTTCCTGGACATTGCCTCACGACAGGACAGGACCTGGAGTACATTTgtctaagattttttttttagcctggTAATGTAATTTTATAGCAGAGCTTTAATGCTGAGGAGTTCAAAAGGTGTGGAAAACCAGCCTTTAGACATGTCACAAATTGCCCATGTGCATTTTCAGACAGGTGACCACATTCTAAAGCTGCCTCaatcatatttcttttcttataaAACTACacaaaaattattactttaattTAAGTTTCCAAGCTACAAATTTAATTAAGATTTCAACATCACCCATTAGGAAAGTCCAAAGTGGCAAAAGCCATGTGAAAATTAAGATTCAATATTAATGAAggttattttgtaatttttttgttctcaaGAATAAAGCACACGAATTCCAGGCAAATTACCCACAGAACGGGGAGAGCACACACGAGATCCCAGGGAATGAGCTCCAAACTCGGCgtgtgcaggagatggggctggtCAGTGAATGGCTGTGCAGCACCTGCACCTCCCAGCCAGGGGTTCAGATGCTCTTCCCTCAGCAAAGGTCAGAGAGCAGCATTAATTCACTTATAAAAATACCTGCTGGGGACatcactggagctgctgtgtgggTAACACTCAACTTTCAGGGACTGGCAACAAGGAGCAGGGTCAGGGCTCCTGGTGGGCACAGCCCGGATGGGTATTGGAGCTGGAACAGCAAAGGATGCAGAAAACCTCAAggatttcacaggaaaaaatactaaTCCCGTTTTCTATCAGATGTTTAACGTCTCAATATGTGACTCGACACACTCAGCTTTATAACATCAATTAAGATATGAAACAATCTCCATGGAATCAGCCGACCACATCCACCATTCAGCACTAATAAGGCCCCGGAGGAAGGATCGGCCCTTTGCGCGATGCCGGGAATGGGGACACCGCGCCCAGCGGGGACAGCACCGGGAGAGACCCCAGCGGGGCAGccgggggggcacagggagcgcAGAAAGCACGGCCCCCCTTACCTGGAGCAGCTTCCCCTCGGCCGGAGTGACCTCGGCGACGTTGGCGAACTCCCCTTCCAGGATGATGGGCTCCACCTTGAGCGGGATGACCCTGATGATGGCCTTCTGCGCCGCCGCCCGCTCCGACTCCACGGCGGCCgccagtgccagcccagtgTGGCCCAGTCCTGCCTGCAGGGTCGCCATGAGCAGCCAAGGCCAGAGGACAGCCAGCTGCAGCTGGGGGCCAGCACTCATGCTACCAGCTGCAGCAGCGGGCTCGGGCCACACATACCGCTCCTCAGCCCACAGCGGGATCTGGATGTTGGCAAAACTCCTCGGGGGGCCGAGCGGGCCCCCTGGCACCCCTGGCAGAGAGGGGCGCGGGCACGGCCAGCGCGGCTCAACGCGCGACGGCGGCTCTCGCCATCCCCGGCCCTCTCGCTCGCTGCCACGTGCTCAGAGGCCGCCGGGAGCTCAGAGGCATATTTtgaacaaactaaaaaaaaaaaagaaaaattatccCAAATTGCGAGTCCCTCCTCCAGCGGATAAATCCGGAAAGATGGGTGAAAACACGTTGCAAAGTACAAAATGAGTTCGGAGCGACGGGAACGCCACAGAGCGTCAGAAACTTCTCGGTCCCACTGGGCTGAGGCCGATGTGGAGTCCTCGTGTGTCCTGCTCGAGAGTTAAGAAGATCCACAGGCTCAAAACATCCATCCCAAACACCCTGGAGAGGCACCTCAGCTCCTCGCCAGCATTTCCCACAGCACGAGCACAACCTTGAGTGTTATCTGCGCCGGTCGGAATCCTTCCCAGAAATCAGGCAGGTGGTATTCCTTGAATTTATGGTGAAAAGAAGGTTTGCTTCGGGCCTATTCCCTTCCAAACGGAGTCGACCCCTTCCATCTCCCTCGTGCCAGAAGCGCCTCATTCAAGATCAGCTCTGCCTTTCTCCTAGAAATCCATGCTCGGAGTCTGACTCTGGCTGCAGTTCTCCAGGATAATTAATAAAGCCCTGAGCTCCTCCTCATAGTTTCCAAGTTCCCAGGAAATAAGAAAGCCCCCCAAAGACTCTTAAAAGTGTAGACCCCAAGCCAAGCAGGTACGAGGCAGAAGGTGCCGGCGTATCTGGTTTCTCTGGCACTGTTTCTGTGCGCGCCCCAGTTCCGGTCTGGCCACTTCCAAGCACACCTTGGCGAGATCCCGACTCAAGGCCccacaaaataaaagagaaagttccatgctctgcccaAAGGTCACATGAAACGCATCGAGGAGTCTTCAGAACTGGGGGAATTCAGGCAGGAGGTGTTTCCGATTAGAGCCGAAGCTGCGGCGATCCCTCGGCTATGGAGAGAAATAGGGATTTCCAGGGAGAAAAGCTTTGCAAACCTGCTGGAGTCCGGGAGGGAACGCTGCTGTAAATCCCAGGCAAAAGTTATTTCCAGTAGCTTAAACAACTCGTGTGGCTCTGACGCTGCTTGGGTCCggtcttaaattaaaaaaagaaaattggtaTTTATAGCAAAAAACTATAAAAAAGCCCCAGAGGAAGAACTCTGGCACACACGCAGCAGGCAGGTAGGTGCAAGCGGAGCTCCGGAGAGGATCCAGCGAGATCAAAGGCGCAGAATTACAGCAGCCAGAGCGCTCCCGGGGCAGGCATGGCTGCGAGTGAAGTGTCCGCATGGAACGGCCCGGGCTGCGCCAGCCCCCTCGGCGGAGCCGGGGCGGTCACGGGCGGGCCGGCGGCGCGGGGACACGGGCGGGGACACGGGCGGGGACGCGGGCGGCGAGCGGGCGGCGCAGCCCGGCGGGCAGCGGGGCCAtccccggcggcggcggcggcggcggcggcggcggcggcggggccgggtgGGCTCGTCCCGTTctccggcggcggcgggaggtCCGTGCGGGCGGCCAAGCCCGGGCCGGCCGGGCTCTCGTACCTGCGGACACGGGCGGGTGGAGCAGCCGGAGCCGCCGCCCCCGGCCGGGCCTCGGGCTCCCCCTCCCGCCCGCCCCCCGCCTGCAGCGCCCGGCCCGCGGGGGCGGGGGACgcggcacggcccggcccggaaCGGCTCGGTACGGCACGGCTCGGCTCAAAGCGGCTCGGTACAGCGCGGCAAGGCACGGCTCGGCTTGGAAGAGCTCGGCTCGGAACAGCTCGGCTCGGCACAGCTCGGCTCGGCTTGGTACAgcacggctcggctcggctcggctcggcacaggtcggctcggctcggctcggctcggcacAGCATGGCACGGCTCGGCTCTGTCCATCGCCCCCGCGCCCCTGCCCCGGCGGGAGCGCTGCGGGAGCCGCGGCTCGGGGAGGTTCCAGCTCGGGCCGATAACAGCGCTGCAATCCGAGAGGCGCGGGATGGTGCGGGGATGGTGCGGGGATGGTGCGGGGATGCTGCGGGGATGGATGGTGCGGGGATGGTGCGGGGATGCTGCGGATCGGGGCGCAGCGCTGGGCTGGAGCCGCGAAACGCCCCGGGAGTCGCTCCCGCCGCCCCTGGGAAAGGCCCCCCCAGGAAAGCGAAGTGACAGCCTGGAGAGCCCCCAGGGAAATGGATTATGGTGCAAACGAAGAGTTGGTCCCCTCTTTGTGAACTTGTCCCGCTGCTGAGGGTCGTTTCTCGTGTCAGCAAGAACTGCTTTCAACTTTGACACTCTGTCACCTGTGATgtgaaaacagaggaaatgcAAATCAACAcccatttctgttttaaaattgaatttGTTACAGGTTCATTataaaatgaatatatatatttatttatacctATTGAAATATCCATATGCCTATTGAATACCAATATACCTGTCAAATAGCATTATACTTATCAAATATCAATATACCTGTAGTTATATACCTGTATGTAAGGATATaactatatacatatataaatataattatatgttattttaactatatataaaaatataactaTGTAAATCTGACTATATGTAAAAACAACTATATATATACAACTATATATATGCaactatatataaaaatataactcTATATATAGATAACTAGaactatatacatatataaatataacaCTATATATATAACTACAgctatatacacatatataaatagagctatacacacatataaatataacataaggagctcagctggcagctgctgcacattTTCACATGCTCTCTCttgttccttccttcccaaagcACCCCCACTTGAAAGGCACATCTGCCAGCAGATGGAGATCTAGGAAGAAACAGGAATACTGAGTAAATGTGGGGCCTTGCTGGTGTGTCACACACATGTGCTCCTGCCAGGGACTATAAAACACGGCTTGAACTTGGGAGTTTGAGACCTGCCTCTGAAAGAATAGGACTCCCTTTAGTTCTTCAAGCTTTAAATAGAACAGGAACAAACCAAATTGTCAGCAAAGTGCTGCAAGATCTTTGCCTTCACTTCCATGGGTACCAAGTGCCCAAGGGGAACTCCTCCAAAGCCTGGCAGGTCCTGAGGAACTGCTGTTTTtgtgacacagggacacacctTCATTGATCTATGAAGGGCCTGATGGCCCCAAAGTCACCATGGGTGGTGCCAAGATCCTACAGAGAATTTGTGGTGTGACAGCACAAACCAgaagctcctttttttttttttttttttcaaattatctcAGTTCAGAACAAAATGGGGCTTTTCCAGTGTCTGGTGAAGAAGGTGAACAAGCACCCTGGTAAGTCACCACACCAGCCCAGCCAAAGGCACCAGGAGAGCTTTAATCTCTTAGCAGAGACATTCACATCTGAGGCAAAGAACTGCAGCCCTTGTTCTTTCTCTGTACTGACAAAGACACTTCATTCCttcctgaaatgttttaaaCTGATGGGTGGTAGGAGCTGAATTATTAACCAGCACCATTATCTGGAGCCTGGAAGGGCCCCTTTGAAGTGAGCAACAGCTCTTCCAGCTCCACCATCAGCTCCTGGATGaagagctgggaggggaagagCTTCCTCCTGCAGGACCAGGCTGGAGGTGGCTCCAACTTTGGCTCTAGAATGGATCCAAAGTGCTCTTGGTGTCCTTTTATGTGTCAGTGATCTGATCTGTGGATATTTTTaggttttccctttcctcactGTCTCAGTGAATTGTTTGGCCTCAgatgttctgctgctggtttttctcCTGTGTCTCAGCAGAGGTACCAGCAGAGTGgtacaatatttattttgtgatttGAGACACAATATTTAAACTTCTACATCAACTTCTTtagtttggtggggttttttttccgtGTTGCTTCCATAGTTCCCTCATTCCTCAGCAATTCATCAGCACTGTCACCCTCCAACAAACATCTGTGGCACCAGCTCCAAATTGTGACATCCAGGCTGACACAACTCCCACAGCTTTGGGGTTTAATTACTGCTGTAATTGATGCCCTTGTCCACAGAACAGTAATTAATTTAAGCATCTCTATAGAAGTGTGCTGAGAGGTTGCACAGGTGTGATATTTTAACTGTAATTTTtaagggctggcactgccaccaagAACTAAACTGTCTGGATCTCCCCTTTCTGGGATAGGAGCAGAAGAGTTTTCTTCAGAATCATTAAAAACCATAGAATCTGTTCTTACCAAGGCAGGGGAAGTTGTTTCCACTCTGTTTTCCACACAAATCAGTCCCTTCTACAAGTTCAGTCAGAGGCTGAATTCCTGAAGATTCACAGGTCACAGTAATGTGCTCcttaaaaggaaggaaggaaggaaggaaggaaggaaggaaggaaggaaggaaggaaggaaggaaggaaggaaggaaggaaggaaggaaggaaggaaggaaggaaggaaggaaggaaggaaggaaggaaggaaggaaggaaggaaggaaggaaggaaggaaggaaggaaggaaggaaggaaggaaggaaggaaggaaggaaggaaggaaggaaggaaggaaggaaggaaggaaggaaggaaggaaggaaggaaggaaggaaggaaggaaggaaggaaggaaggaaggaaggaaggaaggaaggaaggaaggaaggaaggaaggaaggaaaggaaggaaggaaggaaggaaggaaggaaggaaggaaggaaggaaggaaggaaggaaggaaggaaggaaggaaggaaggaaggaaggaaggaaggaaggaaggaagggaaagggaagaaaaggagagaaagaaaggaagaagagaggaaaaaataaagaaaaccaaagatcACTTCCTATTTCCTTGTAATCACTTTAGGAACAAAATAATATCTATTCTTCACCCCAAAAGGGCATCCAGTCTGAGGTGACAGTGCCTGGATGGGTTACCCCACAAGGGTTTGTAACTCAGAATTGAGGGTGCCAGGTGAAACTCAGGGTTAAGTCAAGCACAGCCTTTCCATTAAAGGCAAACCACCTTTATATTTGTAGGATCCAGATTTAAAGAGTTCCtttcctttaatattttttccagttgtaTTTCTTAAACCACAGACAAGGTGGTTCACTTCTCTGTGTTGCTTGTTTGTTGTCTGAAGCAACCAGGATTTTAGGTAAGATCTGGGTTACCAAGACCAGGGATGGATGAGCTCAACCTTccaaaaccaaccaatcaacccAACCACACCAAAatccttctgcctcttttttaGGGGCCTCACCTTGAAGCTTTGGGCACACAAATCATCTTCTGGGATGCACTGCAGGATCTCACACACATTTCCAGGAGGAGAAAGTGGCCCCACAGAGTAGAATTTAAATCCTTTTAGTTTCTCTAGATAAGAGAGCTTGGACAAGGATGGAAGAGGGGCAGAAATGGAAGAGTGAAAAGGTATAAAAGATGGAGAAGTCAAGACTCAAACTACTGAATAGTTTCTGGTCAAGTGAGCCCAAGAAGAACAATGGGCTAATTTAGCCAAAATGGTTAAAGGGAAGATGGACATTTCACTGGCAACCAGCCCTTTCCAGGGACTGCCAGGACTAAACCAAAAGCTTTGGAATTATTTCCTATCCCAAACACCCTTTCTGAGATAAGAAATTCTTTAATTGTGACTTCCATCATTTGGGCTGATCCTGAAGTCCTGGAGTCCTGGCAAAGTGAGAGGACAAGGATGGActgttgaaaaataaatcttggaGTATCCATGGCCTGAGTGGCAGTTGGTTATTCTTATCCTCACACATTCTCCTGGCCATAACCAGGTTGGATAAGGTTGGATAAACTTGGATAAgctcatatttaaaaaaaaatcatgaataaAAGACAAAGGTTGATATTTGCAAGACAGGAAACTGGATGATCAAGCTTGGGTAGGTCAAGCCTTTTCCAACACACATAAGCATAACTTGCTTTGCTTGTCCtctgtgagggggaaaaaaggatctGAATTACACTGTAATAGAAAAGGAAGCCcttgcatttttccttcagatCTTTGGCTATCTGATAAGCCAGGCCCTCCAAGGAAGGAGCAGTTTCCACCAGAAGGATGGAAAGCATTGAAGGGCTCCAGTTCTCTCATCTCAGAGGTGGGGCTGGTTCCAAAAGTCACCATGGGGTTTTTCTCCTTCATCAAGAGAAACTCAGGGCTGCAGAAAACTgcctgggaaaaaaaggggagCTGCTTCCCAGTCTGTTCATACTATTAAAGAATCTCTTTTTGTCCAGGCAAGGGCATTCTTCAAAGATAAACAGAGACTCATTAACTAAGACAAATTCTGGTGAAGTCAAGCAAAAAACTTTTGAAGAACAACCCCGTGCACTGATGAGGacacccagggctgctgccctgGAACCTCCCTTGGATTACCAAATTATTTGTTTCATGTTCACTGCTCCTTTGAAATAGATCTTTGTAACCCTCAACCCTTTCACTTTCTCAAGCAGATCCAAGTTTATATCCCTCATTCCAGGAGTGCACAAACCTCCAGTTCTCTTCCATGTGCTGCTCTCacttgggctgagctgctgccagaggaTCAGGGGCTGGAAAtctctgggctggggctgggagggtccAAACACACTTCTCAGACTCCCAGATTTGTGTTTGTGGGGTCCCATTCCCTCTTATGACTGAACATTTCAAGAATCACCCAGTAAAATCAATTCCAGACAGGTATTCTCACCCCCAGCTGATCTGAAGATTGAATACTtcatcttgaaaaatatttatcccAATATATGTTATGTAGTCTGgttgttttatatatattcttatattgttttatatatattcttAAATACACTTAAAATATGTATTGGGAAATGGATCTACACACTGAGAAACTCCATAAATCACAGGGTTTGTGTCTCACTGTCACCCTTTTGGTTTGGCTGCTTGAGTTTCTCATCACAGCACAAGTGGATTCCCCCAGGAATGGGAATTTCACAGTGAAATTAAACACTGATTTTATTCTAAAAGGCAACTTAGAGGTGGCAAAGAGCTCAGGTAATTTATTGGCAATAATTGGCACTTCCATGGGGTTTTACATGAGGGGGTTGCTGTGATAACCAATAAAGTTTTTATTATCTTTGCTTATTGCCTTTTTTAATGTGATGCTGCTGAATTTTGGTGCAGTTTAGAGCAACAAGACAGGAGTTGATCAACAGAGCAAGAGCTCTTGGACATCCTTCCAAAGAGGCCCCAGATGTGGGAAGGACTCAGGTTACCTCAGCAGCTGATTCTGAGCAGCTTTCTGATGAATCCTGGACATCTTTAGGACATTCTGTGAGCTGTGGACAGATGACAATTCTGGCTGCTGCCAAAAACCTGAATGGTATCTGTGTTTCACTCACTGGAAATGCCAAAGTGTGTTTGCAAACCTGAGCAAACCTCCACAGGAAACCTCTGAAGGGCTTCTGTGGAGGCAACGAGGGAGAGCAAGAGCAAAGGAGAAATGTCCTGTAACCTGCTGGTGGATTctgagggaaaacaaacaggtattacaaaaaaccaccaatcttttagaaaataaaaggaaagaccTGAAGGGGAAAAGTTCTTGTGTGAAACATCAAATCTGGATCACGTGGTATAAAAACTGCAAGTCAAAAGCCAAACCCACTGAAGGAAGAAGCATTTGCTGAGGGCAGAGATATCAAAGGAGAAGGTGGGAACTCCTTTCTAAGACTCCCAAGTCTTCAAACTGAATCAAGAGTCAACAAACAGCCCCCTGAGACTTTGCTCACACTTTCTGCTGCCCTGTTATTGGAGAGGAGAAATTTCTGCCCTCTTTTGTCTGAGATGTTGTTAATCCCATCCTGCCCTGGAGaaattcccagctccagcctcttCTCTTGGGAAGGAGCTGACAGTGAACAATGATCTCCTTTGAGGAGCCAGGGATGAATGGCACCTTGTGGAAGAGATTCTGATTTCCTGGCTAAGTTGGGAAGGAGATacagctccttcctccctccaaaGCAGGAGGATGGGCCTCAAATAGGTTTGGGtctgcccagagcagagaggTGCCCATGGGAGGTGAGGATGactctgcagctcagggagaaGATCCAGCACAGGCTCCAGGGAGGGCATGTGGATGGATGATGGACAAACACTGTcatggaggagcagcaggggcaggactCCCAATTCCAGAAAAAATGAACATAAGGAACTAGGATAGAAGGTCATcgagtccaccctgtgcccaaggcccaccttgtcccctcagagccctgagtgccacgtccagtcattccttgggcacctccaggggtggggactccac
It includes:
- the LOC139681716 gene encoding collagen, type I, alpha 1b-like, whose translation is MLPAAAAGSGHTYRSSAHSGIWMLAKLLGGPSGPPGTPGREGRGHGQRGSTRDGGSRHPRPSRSLPPPSAEPGRSRAGRRRGDTGGDTGGDAGGERAAQPGGQRGHPRRRRRRRRRRRRGRVGSSRSPAAAGGPCGRPSPGRPGSRTCGHGRVEQPEPPPPAGPRAPPPARPPPAAPGPRGRGTRHGPARNGSVRHGSAQSGSVQRGKARLGLEELGSEQLGSAQLGSAWYSTARLGSARHRSARLGSARHSMARLGSVHRPRAPAPAGALREPRLGEVPARADNSAAIREARDGAGMVRGWCGDAAGMDGAGMVRGCCGSGRSAGLEPRNAPGVAPAAPGKGPPRKAK